In one Tessaracoccus palaemonis genomic region, the following are encoded:
- a CDS encoding fructose-6-phosphate aldolase, protein MDILFDTANLDDIERLTPIYPVTGVTTNPSILKKEGRVDVYKHLRRIREIIGPDRTLHVQVLQKTAQGMIDDAHRLLDKIDEKVYPKIPTTEAGILAMRTLKAEGVHVTATAIYSKTQGFLAIASGVDYLAPYYNRMQSLDIDTKGTLTALSGFIRRFDAPCKIMAASFKNIVQVSHALEAGADAVTLSPKLLRQALSVPDITNAVDTFISDWESVYGTRSLPDD, encoded by the coding sequence ATGGACATCCTGTTCGACACTGCCAACCTCGACGACATCGAGCGCCTCACGCCCATCTACCCCGTCACGGGCGTGACGACGAACCCGTCGATCCTGAAGAAGGAGGGCCGGGTCGACGTCTACAAGCACCTCCGCCGGATCCGCGAGATCATCGGCCCCGACCGCACGCTGCACGTGCAGGTGCTGCAGAAGACGGCCCAGGGCATGATCGACGACGCGCACAGGCTGCTCGACAAGATCGACGAAAAGGTCTACCCCAAGATCCCCACCACCGAGGCCGGCATCCTCGCCATGCGCACCCTCAAGGCGGAGGGCGTCCACGTGACCGCGACCGCGATCTACTCCAAGACGCAGGGCTTCCTCGCCATCGCGTCCGGCGTCGACTACCTCGCGCCCTACTACAACCGGATGCAGTCGCTTGACATCGACACCAAGGGCACGCTGACCGCGCTGTCCGGTTTCATCCGTCGTTTCGACGCCCCCTGCAAGATCATGGCCGCCAGCTTCAAGAACATCGTGCAGGTGTCGCACGCCCTGGAGGCCGGGGCGGATGCCGTCACGCTGTCGCCCAAGCTGCTGCGCCAGGCGCTGTCGGTGCCGGACATCACCAACGCCGTCGACACGTTCATCAGTGACTGGGAGTCGGTCTACGGCACCCGGTCCCTCCCCGACGACTGA
- a CDS encoding DeoR/GlpR family DNA-binding transcription regulator, producing the protein MTQERASREEAILTRLTDDGTLTVASMAEKLGVSEVTIRGDLRALEQRGMLVRTRGGARPSSFKTILQREKVNVEAKQRIAAFAASMITDGDTVMMEAGTTVASITGHLAQRRDVQIVTNSTLVFNVARTNPALNIILAGGVFRRESESLVGPDAERTVSDFNTRLAFLGTDGFSPERGLTTRFVDGAQVAALMSRRAEETWLVADSSKFGQAGFVSFLPLDKVTGIITDSGLVAGAASALQEHTRVCIV; encoded by the coding sequence GTGACGCAGGAGAGAGCCAGCCGCGAAGAGGCGATCCTCACGCGCCTGACTGACGACGGCACGCTCACCGTCGCCTCCATGGCCGAGAAGCTCGGCGTGTCCGAGGTCACCATCCGCGGCGATCTCCGCGCCCTCGAACAGCGCGGCATGCTGGTGCGGACGCGTGGCGGCGCACGCCCCAGCTCCTTCAAGACGATCCTCCAGCGCGAGAAGGTCAACGTCGAGGCCAAGCAGCGCATCGCGGCCTTCGCCGCCTCGATGATCACCGACGGTGACACGGTCATGATGGAGGCAGGGACCACCGTCGCCTCGATCACCGGTCACCTCGCGCAGCGCCGCGACGTCCAGATCGTCACCAACTCGACGCTCGTGTTCAACGTCGCCCGCACCAACCCCGCGCTCAACATCATCCTCGCCGGGGGGGTGTTCCGCCGGGAGTCCGAGTCGCTCGTCGGTCCCGACGCCGAGCGCACCGTCTCCGACTTCAACACCCGTCTCGCCTTCCTCGGCACCGACGGGTTCTCCCCCGAACGGGGGCTCACCACCCGGTTCGTCGACGGCGCCCAGGTCGCCGCGCTCATGAGCCGCCGCGCCGAGGAGACCTGGCTGGTCGCCGACTCCTCCAAGTTCGGCCAGGCCGGGTTCGTCAGTTTTCTGCCCCTCGACAAGGTCACCGGGATCATCACAGATTCCGGGCTCGTCGCAGGGGCCGCTTCAGCACTGCAAGAGCACACGCGTGTGTGCATCGTCTAG
- a CDS encoding dihydrolipoamide acetyltransferase family protein yields MATVVVMPQLGNSVESCLIVSWQVGLGDEIAENAIVCEVETDKASMEVPTSAAGTVLAILWDEGDDVPVKEPLLVVGAAGEDPADALAAAGWKGRGDDEAAIPGAAAAAEAAPEAEAPAAPVERVASTGASSPRARTLAAANHLDINDVAEGSGPGGRVIERDVTAALAHATKGSARAGAHGSGAAGTGLGGRVTTADLAAGTPAVDTDGDVSTGSTNRVGAAPVTGSREFPGASTTTPLKGIRKTIADRMMHSLASSAQLTYTSTANAAGLLALRKRLKGSPEELGLSKVTIGDLVGYAAVKAAAKNTGHNAHLADGKLTVFEQVHLGFACDTPRGLLVPTVRNASEMGLREFSAVSKDLAQQAIGGSISPDLLQGATFTVSNLGGFGIESFTPLLNVPQVAILGVDAIFPRAVVNADGSFGVEQRIGFSLTADHRVIDGADAARFLQDLVAYVENIDITVLG; encoded by the coding sequence ATGGCAACCGTCGTAGTCATGCCGCAGCTCGGCAACTCTGTCGAGTCCTGCCTGATCGTGTCGTGGCAGGTGGGTCTCGGCGACGAGATCGCCGAGAACGCCATCGTGTGTGAGGTCGAGACCGACAAGGCCTCGATGGAGGTCCCGACCTCGGCCGCCGGCACCGTACTCGCCATCCTCTGGGACGAGGGCGACGACGTCCCCGTCAAGGAGCCGCTCCTGGTGGTCGGCGCGGCGGGCGAGGACCCGGCCGATGCCCTGGCCGCAGCCGGCTGGAAGGGCAGGGGCGACGACGAAGCTGCCATCCCCGGAGCCGCCGCCGCAGCCGAGGCCGCCCCCGAGGCTGAGGCCCCCGCCGCCCCGGTCGAGCGCGTCGCCTCCACCGGCGCCTCCAGCCCGCGGGCCCGCACGCTGGCCGCAGCCAACCACCTCGACATCAACGACGTCGCCGAAGGCTCCGGCCCCGGCGGACGCGTCATCGAGCGCGACGTCACCGCTGCCCTCGCCCACGCAACCAAGGGATCGGCCCGCGCCGGCGCCCACGGCTCGGGCGCCGCCGGCACCGGCCTCGGCGGCCGCGTCACGACGGCGGACCTCGCCGCAGGCACACCGGCCGTGGACACCGACGGCGACGTTTCGACAGGCTCAACGAACCGGGTGGGGGCAGCGCCGGTGACCGGCTCCCGCGAGTTCCCCGGCGCCTCGACGACGACGCCGCTCAAGGGCATCCGCAAGACCATCGCGGACCGCATGATGCATTCGCTGGCCAGCTCCGCCCAGCTGACCTACACCTCGACGGCCAACGCGGCCGGCCTGCTCGCGCTCCGCAAGAGGCTCAAGGGCTCGCCCGAGGAGCTCGGCCTCAGCAAGGTGACCATCGGCGACCTGGTCGGCTATGCCGCCGTCAAGGCCGCGGCCAAGAACACCGGCCACAACGCCCACCTCGCCGACGGGAAGCTCACCGTCTTCGAGCAGGTCCACCTCGGCTTCGCGTGCGATACCCCGCGCGGCCTGCTGGTCCCAACGGTCCGCAATGCCTCCGAGATGGGGCTGCGCGAGTTCTCCGCCGTCAGCAAGGACCTCGCACAGCAGGCCATCGGCGGCAGCATCAGCCCCGACCTGCTGCAGGGCGCCACCTTCACGGTCAGCAACCTCGGCGGCTTCGGCATCGAGTCCTTCACCCCGCTGCTGAACGTGCCCCAGGTCGCCATCCTCGGCGTCGACGCGATCTTCCCGCGCGCCGTGGTCAACGCCGACGGCAGCTTCGGCGTCGAGCAGCGCATCGGCTTCTCGCTGACCGCCGACCACCGCGTGATCGACGGCGCCGACGCCGCCCGCTTCCTGCAGGACCTCGTCGCCTACGTCGAGAACATCGACATCACCGTCCTCGGCTGA
- the lpdA gene encoding dihydrolipoyl dehydrogenase, producing MSTTFDVIVLGGGPGGYIAAERLGHAKKNVLLIEADALGGTCLNVGCIPTKALLNAAKTYEHAVHGAQLGVRVDGASVDWAELQKWKNKTVATLVGGVGAAEKKAGVTVVKGYGRFDGPGRVTVDGTTYTAEHVILATGSVPVMPPIPGAADNPRVLDSTGMLSVPEIPARLAVIGGGVIGLEFASLFAMLGSEVTVIEMLPEVVPFMDDELAAQLRKGLADIDVKLECKVTSIDGGTVHYETMAGTAESVDADVVLMAVGRRPAVAGWGAEDSSLEFSGKGVVVDDRMRTNLPNVWAVGDVTGRSLLAHAAYRMGEIAVANILDPEAFRRGEIMRWNTIPWAVYSNPEAAGIGLTESQARAKGIDVKSVTVPGYLSGRFVAESGVKAPGAAKLIWDGATGQVLGIHVLGSYASEMIWGASVVLETEVSITDLRQVVFPHPTVSELIREAAWAAQA from the coding sequence ATGAGCACCACCTTCGACGTCATCGTTCTGGGCGGCGGCCCCGGCGGCTACATCGCCGCCGAGCGCCTCGGGCACGCGAAGAAGAACGTCCTCCTCATCGAGGCCGACGCGCTGGGCGGCACCTGCCTGAACGTCGGCTGCATCCCCACCAAGGCGCTGCTGAACGCGGCGAAGACCTACGAGCACGCCGTGCACGGCGCCCAGCTGGGCGTCCGCGTCGACGGCGCCAGCGTCGACTGGGCCGAACTGCAGAAGTGGAAGAACAAGACCGTCGCGACGCTGGTCGGCGGCGTCGGCGCGGCCGAGAAGAAGGCCGGCGTCACCGTCGTCAAGGGCTACGGTCGCTTCGACGGCCCGGGTCGCGTCACGGTCGACGGCACCACCTACACGGCCGAACACGTCATCCTGGCCACCGGCTCCGTCCCGGTCATGCCGCCCATCCCCGGCGCCGCGGACAACCCCCGCGTCCTCGACTCCACCGGCATGCTGTCGGTCCCCGAGATCCCGGCCCGCCTCGCCGTCATCGGCGGCGGCGTCATCGGGCTCGAGTTCGCCAGCCTGTTCGCGATGCTCGGCTCCGAGGTCACCGTCATCGAGATGCTGCCCGAGGTCGTCCCCTTCATGGACGACGAGCTCGCAGCCCAGCTCCGCAAGGGCCTCGCCGACATCGACGTGAAGCTCGAGTGCAAGGTCACCAGCATCGACGGCGGCACCGTCCACTACGAGACCATGGCCGGCACCGCCGAGTCGGTCGACGCCGACGTCGTGCTGATGGCCGTCGGCCGCCGCCCCGCCGTCGCCGGCTGGGGCGCCGAGGACTCCAGCCTGGAGTTCTCCGGCAAGGGCGTGGTCGTCGACGACCGGATGCGCACCAACCTGCCCAACGTGTGGGCCGTCGGCGACGTCACCGGCCGCTCGCTGCTGGCGCACGCCGCCTACCGGATGGGCGAGATTGCGGTGGCGAACATCCTCGACCCCGAGGCGTTCCGCCGCGGCGAGATCATGCGCTGGAACACCATCCCGTGGGCCGTGTACTCCAACCCGGAGGCGGCCGGCATCGGGCTGACCGAGTCCCAGGCGAGGGCCAAGGGGATCGACGTCAAGTCCGTGACCGTCCCCGGCTACCTGTCCGGCCGCTTCGTCGCCGAGTCCGGCGTCAAGGCCCCCGGCGCCGCCAAGCTCATCTGGGACGGCGCCACCGGCCAGGTGCTCGGCATCCACGTGCTCGGCTCCTACGCCTCCGAGATGATCTGGGGCGCCTCCGTCGTACTCGAGACCGAAGTCAGCATCACCGACCTGCGCCAGGTCGTCTTCCCCCACCCCACCGTCAGCGAACTCATCCGTGAGGCCGCCTGGGCCGCCCAGGCCTGA
- a CDS encoding alpha-ketoacid dehydrogenase subunit alpha/beta: protein MPKNLIVDPSNVRSASTITAPEIPVNQYRPNFAAELDKYGKQGLIDILHDMIAVRQFETMLNSIKTTGAWNGVEYNHRGPAHLSIGQESAVVGQASQLDPEDFLFGSHRSHGEILAKCFSAARKLDPAQVEDIMKTFLDGETLAFAEQVGYDSAADLTENFILYGTVAETFARKAGFNRGLGGSMHAFFAPFGSMPNNAIVGGSADIATGSALFKLINRKSGIVIANIGDASMGCGPVWEAMAMASMDQYRSLWNDGVNGNPPIWFNFFNNFYGMGGQTSGETMGYDILARVGMGVNPEAMHAERVDGLNPLAVADAVTRKRQLLVEGRGPVLTDTITYRFSGHSPSDASSYRTREEVELWEQHDGLKNYAAYLVENGVLSQGEVDDLQAKFDERLTKVIAIATKDEVSSPRVGMDFIESVMYSNGNVEAFDDRTPELKQPLEENARVKSLAAKVRTATDANGKPVSKAKAYSYRDALFEAVAHRFATDPTLAAWGEENRDWGGAFAVYRGLTELLPYHRLFNSPISEAAIIGAGVGYALSGGRAIVELMYCDFLGRAGDEIFNQAAKWQSMSAGLLKMPLVMRVSVGSKYGAQHSQDWAALVAHMPGLKVYYPSTPYDAKGMMNLALRGTDPVVFFESQLLYDKAEEFVADGVPTGYYEVPEGEPVVRREGTDLTVAVIGPTLYRVMEAADLLQEKYGISTEVIDLRFVAPLNLDPIVESVKKTGRLVLTSDAVDRGSFLHTVASQIQTLAFDHLDAPVTVVGSRNAITPAAELEKEFFPQPEWLLDAIHERVLPLKGHVPTTNQTDAEIARRSRQGL, encoded by the coding sequence ATGCCAAAGAACCTCATCGTCGACCCGAGCAACGTCCGCTCCGCCTCGACCATCACCGCCCCCGAGATCCCGGTCAACCAGTACCGGCCGAACTTCGCCGCAGAGCTCGACAAGTACGGCAAGCAGGGGCTCATCGACATCCTGCACGACATGATCGCCGTGCGGCAGTTCGAGACCATGCTGAACTCGATCAAGACCACCGGCGCGTGGAACGGCGTCGAGTACAACCACCGCGGCCCCGCGCACCTCTCCATCGGGCAGGAGTCGGCCGTCGTCGGCCAGGCCTCGCAGCTCGACCCGGAGGACTTCCTGTTCGGCTCGCACCGCAGCCACGGCGAGATCCTCGCCAAGTGCTTCTCCGCGGCCCGCAAACTCGACCCCGCGCAGGTCGAGGACATCATGAAGACGTTCCTCGACGGTGAGACGCTCGCCTTCGCCGAGCAGGTCGGCTACGACAGCGCCGCCGACCTGACCGAGAACTTCATCCTCTACGGCACCGTCGCCGAGACGTTCGCCCGCAAGGCCGGCTTCAACCGCGGCCTCGGCGGCTCCATGCACGCCTTCTTCGCGCCCTTCGGCTCGATGCCGAACAACGCGATCGTCGGCGGCTCGGCCGACATCGCCACCGGCTCGGCGCTTTTCAAGCTGATCAACCGCAAGTCCGGCATCGTCATCGCCAACATCGGCGACGCCTCCATGGGCTGCGGCCCCGTCTGGGAGGCCATGGCCATGGCGTCCATGGACCAGTACCGCAGCCTCTGGAACGACGGCGTGAACGGCAACCCGCCGATCTGGTTCAACTTCTTCAACAACTTCTACGGCATGGGCGGCCAGACCTCCGGCGAGACCATGGGCTACGACATCCTCGCCCGCGTCGGCATGGGCGTGAACCCCGAGGCCATGCACGCCGAGCGCGTCGACGGGCTCAACCCGCTCGCCGTCGCCGACGCCGTCACCCGCAAGCGCCAGCTCCTCGTCGAGGGTCGCGGCCCGGTGCTGACCGACACCATCACCTACCGCTTCTCCGGCCACTCGCCGTCCGACGCGTCCTCCTACCGCACGCGCGAGGAGGTCGAGCTGTGGGAGCAGCACGACGGCCTGAAGAACTACGCCGCCTACCTCGTCGAGAACGGCGTCCTCAGCCAGGGCGAGGTCGACGACCTCCAGGCCAAGTTCGATGAGCGTCTCACGAAGGTGATCGCCATCGCCACGAAGGACGAGGTCTCCTCGCCGCGCGTCGGGATGGACTTCATCGAGTCCGTCATGTACTCCAACGGCAACGTCGAGGCCTTCGACGACCGCACCCCCGAGCTCAAGCAGCCGCTCGAGGAGAACGCCCGCGTCAAGTCGCTGGCCGCCAAGGTCCGCACCGCCACCGACGCCAACGGCAAGCCCGTCAGCAAGGCCAAGGCCTACTCCTACCGTGACGCGCTGTTCGAGGCCGTCGCCCACCGCTTCGCCACCGACCCGACCCTGGCCGCCTGGGGCGAGGAGAACCGCGACTGGGGCGGCGCGTTCGCCGTCTACCGCGGCCTGACCGAGCTGCTGCCGTACCACCGCCTGTTCAACTCGCCCATCTCCGAGGCCGCCATCATCGGCGCCGGCGTCGGCTACGCCCTGTCCGGCGGCCGCGCGATCGTCGAGCTGATGTACTGCGACTTCCTCGGCCGCGCCGGCGACGAGATCTTCAACCAGGCCGCCAAGTGGCAGTCCATGTCCGCCGGCCTGCTGAAGATGCCGCTCGTCATGCGCGTCTCCGTCGGATCCAAGTACGGCGCCCAGCACTCGCAGGACTGGGCGGCGCTGGTCGCCCACATGCCCGGGCTCAAGGTCTACTACCCGTCGACCCCGTACGACGCCAAGGGCATGATGAACCTCGCCCTGCGCGGCACCGATCCCGTGGTGTTCTTCGAGTCCCAGCTGCTGTACGACAAGGCTGAGGAGTTCGTCGCCGACGGCGTCCCGACCGGCTACTACGAGGTGCCCGAGGGCGAGCCCGTCGTGCGCCGCGAGGGCACCGACCTGACCGTCGCGGTCATCGGCCCCACCCTCTACCGCGTGATGGAGGCCGCCGACCTGCTGCAGGAGAAGTACGGCATCTCCACCGAGGTCATCGACCTGCGCTTCGTCGCCCCGCTGAACCTCGACCCGATCGTCGAGTCGGTGAAGAAGACCGGCCGCCTCGTGCTGACCTCCGACGCGGTGGACCGCGGCTCGTTCCTCCACACCGTCGCGTCGCAGATCCAGACCCTGGCCTTCGACCACCTCGACGCGCCCGTCACGGTCGTCGGCTCCCGCAACGCCATCACCCCGGCGGCCGAGCTGGAGAAGGAGTTCTTCCCGCAGCCCGAGTGGCTGCTCGACGCGATCCACGAGCGCGTGCTGCCGCTCAAGGGCCACGTCCCGACCACCAACCAGACCGACGCCGAGATCGCCCGCCGTTCGCGGCAGGGCCTCTGA
- a CDS encoding PHP domain-containing protein yields MLRERINDPSLTPAERVAALQEYLQGSPAFPDFVTESNNHVHTIYSFSPYTPAMAALRAREAGLMVVGSVDHDSAAGAGEMAAAADAVGLGSVTGFECRVYLYSADEVAEGRAPLHDRKLNNPDTAGIAYMTVQGIPASQRERVAEYLAPIRAARLARTARMVERANAILEGLGAPVLDFQRDVVDRSQYEGGGEVTERHLLAGIADKLIERYGRGRALVDGLGELGLELSDKVAAQLGDEANPYLEFDLLGVMKAGFLDQIYLVPDREECPTMAEVAAFATSVGAIPAYAYLGDVTASPTGDKKAEKFEDDFLDELVAELRRLGMPAITYMPPRNTAEQMARLASLAADNGLLEVSGVDINTPRQQFNCPELQRRELAHLNDATWAMVAHERLAEADLDLGLFAEAGPLASLPLSERVRRYSAVGRSLVAGTSTVGEAADALRKEAA; encoded by the coding sequence ATGCTCCGCGAGCGCATCAACGACCCGTCGCTGACGCCCGCCGAGCGCGTGGCGGCCCTGCAGGAGTACCTGCAGGGCTCGCCCGCGTTCCCGGACTTCGTGACCGAGTCGAACAACCACGTCCACACCATCTACAGCTTCAGCCCGTACACGCCCGCGATGGCGGCGCTGCGGGCCCGCGAGGCCGGGCTGATGGTTGTCGGCTCCGTCGACCACGACTCGGCCGCGGGCGCGGGCGAGATGGCGGCCGCCGCCGACGCCGTCGGCCTCGGGTCGGTGACCGGCTTCGAGTGCCGCGTCTACCTGTACAGCGCCGATGAGGTCGCCGAGGGGCGCGCCCCGCTGCACGACCGCAAGCTCAACAACCCCGACACCGCGGGCATCGCCTACATGACCGTCCAGGGGATCCCGGCGTCGCAGCGGGAGCGGGTCGCCGAATACCTGGCGCCCATCCGGGCCGCCCGCCTCGCGCGGACCGCGCGGATGGTTGAGCGGGCCAACGCGATCCTCGAGGGCCTCGGGGCGCCCGTGCTGGACTTCCAGCGCGACGTCGTCGACCGGTCGCAGTACGAAGGCGGCGGAGAGGTGACCGAGCGGCACCTGCTCGCAGGCATCGCCGACAAGCTCATCGAGCGCTACGGCCGCGGCCGGGCGCTGGTGGACGGGCTCGGCGAGCTGGGCCTCGAGCTGTCGGACAAGGTCGCGGCGCAGCTGGGCGACGAGGCGAACCCGTACCTGGAGTTCGACCTGCTCGGTGTCATGAAGGCCGGCTTCCTCGACCAGATCTACCTCGTCCCGGACCGGGAGGAGTGCCCGACGATGGCGGAGGTCGCGGCCTTCGCGACGTCCGTCGGCGCCATTCCTGCCTACGCCTACCTCGGCGACGTGACCGCGTCGCCGACGGGCGACAAGAAGGCCGAGAAGTTCGAGGATGACTTCCTCGACGAGCTGGTCGCCGAGCTCCGCCGGCTCGGGATGCCCGCCATCACGTACATGCCGCCGCGCAACACGGCGGAGCAGATGGCGCGCCTCGCGTCGCTCGCGGCCGACAACGGCCTCCTCGAGGTGTCCGGCGTCGACATCAACACCCCGCGCCAGCAGTTCAACTGCCCGGAGCTGCAGCGCCGGGAGCTGGCGCACCTGAACGACGCGACGTGGGCGATGGTCGCGCACGAGCGGCTCGCCGAGGCCGACCTCGACCTCGGTCTGTTCGCCGAGGCCGGCCCGCTGGCGTCGCTCCCGCTGTCCGAGCGGGTCCGGCGCTACAGCGCCGTCGGGCGGTCGCTCGTGGCCGGCACCAGCACCGTCGGCGAGGCCGCCGATGCCCTGAGGAAGGAAGCAGCATGA
- a CDS encoding SDR family NAD(P)-dependent oxidoreductase: MSILEIAPLVRGAYLAARNVPVILSPSDEAELDLSVESVDQLAGAFPVELPDTVAVTVAGERHAFRAHTVGAVSPLPHGKDAEASAAEPRSRVVAGKVALVTGGAQGFGAEIVRGLVASGAFVYIADLNADGAAKLADELGPHTAALTVNVADEESVAAMTGQIAATTGGLDLVVSNAGIVRAGSVLEQDASAFRLTTDINYVAFFLVTKHLGGLMAAQRRTAPTWTTDIVQINSKSGLVGSNKNGAYAGSKFGGIGLVQSFALELVEHGIKVNAICPGNFLDGPLWSDPDRGLFVQYLRSGKVPGATTIEEVRRFYEAKVPLNRGTYGSDVMRALYYLVEQEYETGQALPVTGGQVMLSS; encoded by the coding sequence ATGAGCATCCTGGAGATCGCGCCGCTCGTCCGCGGCGCCTACCTGGCCGCCCGCAACGTGCCGGTGATCCTGTCGCCGTCGGACGAGGCGGAGCTGGACCTGAGCGTCGAGTCGGTGGATCAGCTGGCCGGGGCGTTCCCCGTCGAGCTGCCGGACACCGTCGCGGTGACGGTCGCGGGGGAGCGGCACGCGTTCCGCGCCCACACCGTCGGAGCTGTGTCGCCGCTGCCGCACGGCAAGGACGCTGAAGCCTCGGCGGCCGAGCCACGGTCGCGGGTCGTCGCCGGGAAGGTGGCGCTCGTCACCGGAGGCGCGCAGGGGTTCGGGGCGGAGATCGTCCGTGGGCTTGTCGCCTCCGGGGCCTTCGTCTACATCGCCGACCTGAACGCCGACGGGGCTGCGAAGCTTGCCGACGAGCTCGGCCCGCACACCGCGGCGCTGACGGTCAACGTCGCCGATGAGGAGTCGGTGGCGGCCATGACCGGGCAGATTGCGGCCACCACGGGCGGCCTCGACCTCGTCGTGTCCAACGCCGGCATCGTCCGTGCGGGCAGCGTGCTGGAGCAGGATGCCTCCGCGTTCCGGCTCACCACCGACATCAACTACGTCGCGTTCTTCCTTGTCACCAAGCACCTGGGCGGCCTGATGGCCGCGCAGCGTCGCACGGCGCCGACCTGGACCACCGACATCGTGCAGATCAACTCCAAGTCCGGCCTGGTCGGCTCGAACAAGAACGGCGCGTACGCCGGGTCGAAGTTCGGGGGCATCGGGCTGGTGCAGAGCTTCGCGCTGGAGCTGGTCGAGCACGGTATCAAGGTGAACGCGATCTGCCCGGGCAACTTCCTCGATGGCCCGCTGTGGTCCGACCCCGACCGCGGCCTGTTCGTGCAGTACCTGCGCTCCGGCAAGGTGCCCGGCGCGACGACGATCGAGGAGGTCCGCCGCTTCTACGAGGCCAAGGTGCCCCTCAACCGCGGCACCTACGGGTCCGACGTCATGCGGGCGCTGTACTACCTCGTCGAGCAGGAGTACGAGACCGGCCAGGCGCTCCCCGTCACCGGCGGCCAGGTGATGCTGAGTAGCTGA
- a CDS encoding CsbD family protein, translating into MGIDDAAQEAVGKAKEGVGEAIGNEDLRQDGVKDRIEANAKQVADDAKRRMGDVGSGLADKVESLKDKLTAKGDK; encoded by the coding sequence ATGGGCATCGATGATGCGGCCCAAGAGGCCGTCGGTAAGGCCAAGGAAGGCGTCGGCGAGGCCATCGGAAACGAGGACCTTCGCCAAGACGGAGTCAAGGATCGAATCGAGGCCAACGCCAAACAAGTCGCTGATGACGCCAAGAGGCGCATGGGTGACGTGGGCAGCGGTTTGGCCGACAAGGTCGAATCTCTCAAGGACAAGTTGACCGCCAAGGGCGACAAGTAG
- a CDS encoding methylmalonyl-CoA carboxytransferase subunit 5S — MTARKIGVTEVVLRDAHQSLMATRMAMEDMVGACEDIDNAGYWSVECWGGATFDACIRFLNEDPWKRLRTFRELLPNSRLQMLLRGQNLLGYRHYEDMVVEKFVDKAAENGMDVFRVFDALNDPRNMARAMAAVKASGKHAQGTICYTISPVHTVDGYIKLAGQLLDMGAESIALKDMAALLQPQPAYDIVKGIKDTYGDVQINVHCHSTTGVTLVSLMKAIEAGADVVDTAISSMSLGPGHNPTESLVAMLEGTEYTTDLDMDRLLRIRDHFAAVRPKYQEFESATLVDTNIFSSQIPGGMLSNMESQLKAQGAGDRINEVMAEVPRVKADAGHPPLVTPSSQIVGTQAVFNVLMGRYKVMTGEFADLMLGYYGECLGERNPEVVELAKIQTKKEPITVRPADLLEPEWDKLVSDASNLDGFDGSDEDVLTNAMFPGVAPKFFASRAEGPKNVGKTPAQLAAEAAKAAGNVPGIKVPVNYNVTIAGQSHSVTVEPA, encoded by the coding sequence ATGACAGCTCGGAAGATCGGCGTCACCGAGGTAGTGCTCCGTGACGCGCATCAAAGCTTGATGGCAACCCGCATGGCCATGGAAGACATGGTCGGCGCCTGCGAGGACATCGATAACGCCGGCTACTGGTCGGTTGAGTGTTGGGGCGGGGCGACGTTCGACGCCTGCATCCGCTTCCTCAACGAGGATCCCTGGAAGCGCCTGCGTACGTTCCGTGAGTTGCTTCCCAACTCGCGGCTCCAGATGCTGCTCCGCGGCCAGAACCTCCTCGGCTACCGCCACTACGAGGACATGGTCGTCGAGAAGTTCGTTGACAAGGCAGCCGAGAACGGCATGGACGTGTTCCGTGTGTTCGACGCGCTGAACGACCCGCGCAACATGGCGCGGGCGATGGCGGCGGTGAAGGCCTCGGGCAAGCATGCCCAGGGCACCATCTGCTACACCATCTCCCCGGTCCACACCGTCGACGGCTACATCAAGCTCGCCGGCCAGCTGCTGGACATGGGCGCCGAGTCGATCGCGCTCAAGGACATGGCTGCACTGCTGCAGCCGCAGCCCGCCTACGACATCGTCAAGGGCATCAAGGACACCTACGGTGATGTGCAGATCAACGTGCACTGCCACTCCACCACCGGCGTGACGCTCGTCTCGCTGATGAAGGCCATCGAGGCTGGCGCCGACGTCGTCGACACCGCGATCTCGTCCATGTCGCTCGGCCCGGGTCACAACCCCACCGAGTCGCTCGTGGCGATGCTCGAGGGCACCGAGTACACGACCGACCTCGACATGGACCGCCTCCTGAGGATCCGTGACCACTTCGCGGCCGTGCGCCCGAAGTACCAGGAGTTCGAGTCCGCCACGCTGGTCGACACGAACATCTTCTCCTCGCAGATCCCCGGCGGCATGCTGTCGAACATGGAGTCGCAGCTGAAGGCCCAGGGTGCGGGCGACCGCATCAACGAGGTCATGGCCGAGGTCCCGCGGGTCAAGGCCGACGCCGGCCACCCGCCACTGGTCACCCCGTCGTCGCAGATCGTCGGCACCCAGGCCGTTTTCAACGTCCTCATGGGCCGCTACAAGGTCATGACGGGCGAGTTCGCCGACCTGATGCTCGGCTACTACGGCGAGTGCCTCGGCGAGCGTAATCCCGAGGTCGTGGAGCTGGCCAAGATCCAGACCAAGAAGGAGCCGATCACCGTCCGCCCGGCGGACCTGCTCGAGCCCGAGTGGGACAAGCTGGTCTCCGACGCGTCGAACCTCGACGGCTTCGACGGGTCCGACGAGGACGTGCTCACCAACGCGATGTTCCCCGGTGTCGCGCCCAAGTTCTTCGCGAGCCGCGCCGAGGGCCCCAAGAACGTCGGAAAGACCCCCGCCCAGCTCGCTGCCGAGGCCGCCAAGGCCGCGGGCAACGTGCCGGGTATCAAGGTCCCCGTCAACTACAACGTCACCATCGCCGGTCAGTCGCACAGCGTGACTGTCGAGCCGGCCTGA